The following coding sequences lie in one Maribacter forsetii DSM 18668 genomic window:
- a CDS encoding RNA polymerase sigma factor has product MENHSDETLFQALKEGSESAFKKVYEENRELFLNFARRYSLADEEVLDAYQDAYVALYENIQNGKLTTLKSTLSTYLISIGKYKIMERLRKRNKHTNNELLLNNVEEIDDEIEAFDIDNDALSTEQKLLKKYFDTLGEKCQKILKLFYYQQYNIKEIMADGNYNSENVVKSQKSRCLKTLKEAIKNAPQL; this is encoded by the coding sequence ATGGAAAATCATTCAGATGAAACTTTATTTCAAGCACTTAAAGAAGGTTCTGAATCTGCTTTTAAAAAGGTATATGAAGAGAATCGTGAGCTATTCTTGAATTTTGCAAGAAGGTATTCCCTGGCAGATGAAGAGGTGTTAGATGCTTATCAAGATGCTTATGTGGCACTGTATGAGAATATCCAAAATGGAAAATTAACAACGTTAAAAAGCACCTTAAGTACGTATCTAATTAGTATAGGTAAGTATAAGATTATGGAGCGATTACGAAAGAGAAATAAGCATACGAACAATGAATTGTTGTTGAACAATGTAGAGGAAATAGATGACGAGATCGAAGCGTTTGATATTGATAACGATGCTTTATCAACTGAACAAAAATTATTGAAAAAGTACTTTGATACTTTAGGAGAAAAATGTCAAAAAATATTAAAGCTATTCTATTACCAACAGTATAACATTAAGGAAATTATGGCAGATGGAAATTATAACAGTGAAAATGTGGTAAAAAGTCAGAAATCCAGATGTTTAAAAACATTAAAGGAAGCCATTAAAAATGCCCCCCAATTATGA
- a CDS encoding tol-pal system YbgF family protein encodes MMDKEQLLLKYFDGSLTPDEKVNFNQFLESDAEFKAQFEFEKDVKTVVRKTENNSLKKKLQGFESELSGAPSQKKQNFWKPLSIAASIALLIGVSWFAFNSDVFNGTEELYASNYEKYPNTVYTITRGDATDESLERLAFEAYETDDFETAIAYLTELKERTRLDYVDFYLGQAYLANGDYLKATDKFQEIISINSEFKDEGYWYSALANLKLEQEEEAEKLLEQLIKMGTYKKNEATALLEKLN; translated from the coding sequence ATGATGGATAAAGAACAATTATTATTAAAATATTTTGATGGTTCATTGACCCCAGATGAGAAGGTCAATTTTAACCAGTTTTTAGAAAGTGATGCAGAATTTAAAGCGCAGTTTGAATTTGAAAAGGATGTAAAAACTGTTGTACGCAAAACTGAAAATAACAGTCTTAAGAAAAAGTTACAAGGTTTTGAATCTGAATTAAGTGGTGCACCTAGTCAGAAGAAACAAAATTTCTGGAAACCATTAAGTATAGCTGCTAGTATTGCCTTATTAATAGGTGTAAGCTGGTTTGCATTTAATTCTGATGTGTTTAATGGAACAGAAGAATTGTATGCTTCCAATTATGAGAAATACCCTAATACGGTATATACAATTACACGTGGCGATGCAACTGATGAGTCATTGGAGCGTTTAGCTTTTGAAGCTTATGAAACTGATGATTTTGAAACTGCTATTGCTTACCTCACTGAGTTAAAGGAAAGGACTAGATTAGATTATGTAGATTTTTATTTAGGTCAAGCTTATCTTGCTAATGGAGATTACTTAAAAGCGACAGATAAATTTCAAGAAATTATATCAATAAATAGCGAGTTTAAAGATGAAGGTTATTGGTATTCAGCGCTTGCAAACCTAAAATTAGAACAGGAAGAAGAAGCTGAAAAATTATTGGAGCAACTTATAAAAATGGGAACATATAAGAAGAATGAAGCAACAGCATTACTTGAAAAGTTGAACTAG
- a CDS encoding CHAT domain-containing protein, which produces MRHVKIIIFFFIINNIAYTQEVSYEKELESLYNKAYEHLYVHRDSCYYYFSQIEKIATQKKDWVNVLEALISSNRNAGEFYDLNTMKSNLAILDSLFKTKKYYIDSLPDKRLIVNSYLYDKGNYHFKSNDFENARVAFNTIKDSLEILPITNMNSDLVDLLSAAYSFLAKMNTEEGQYDLAKQFYEKNIRFLQKESPDDLGTLNTNYGLLAEVYGKEQQYQKSIVLFKKALEKYLIHNTSINGIISTSHSIAANYITLSKIDSAQKYTKLAENYLGKAPHFWSQHHRIKAKLFATKLEMNEALNELNSALILDQIKRNHKQNSSTAIIYNEIGNLNSDFENYANALENYELGLTQLQDNSTNGSLRLKILKNKSIALNKVETLDYYVLSLETVDTGLAVLDKLKPSISSIRDKLETFEDAFPLFESGMQATYNLFTTSENDHYIDEAFRIAEKSKSVLLLEAILTSKATKFGNIPKDILERENNLKSEITYLEKQIAVSENLEEGIEDQLFSLKQELRNLVVDIETNYPAYYDLKYNNKIQTLPEVQSKLTENELFISYFYGNQNIYTIAISKDDKFFHSIKITDELENHISELHAMLSNSKSNIDSLTKLSHQLYKKLLGSILELHPQEKIILAPDGLLNYIPFGSLVSNETERRYLIEDRTISYVNSATLWSQLNNKEQNSANLLAFAPSFDTNIPSDGTRSQVLGNLPHNRNEVQQILTSFTGKSFINDQATLQNFTATLPDYSVLHLATHAVFDDKNPEYSYLAFTPKSESDDLLFVKDLYNLTLNASLVTLSGCESGIGELKRGEGFLSLARGFFYSGAASISSTLWKVNDNSSSELMGEFYENLANGKPKDASLRDAKLSFLQKNKENGLAHPYYWSGYIIQGNTEPLITSSHWQWYAFAVIAVLLIFLSRKRLVQLFK; this is translated from the coding sequence ATGCGCCATGTAAAAATTATCATATTCTTTTTCATAATTAACAACATAGCGTATACCCAAGAAGTTTCTTATGAAAAAGAACTAGAAAGTCTTTACAACAAAGCATATGAGCATTTATATGTTCACAGAGATTCTTGTTACTACTATTTTAGTCAGATTGAAAAAATTGCAACACAAAAAAAAGACTGGGTAAATGTTCTTGAGGCGCTTATAAGTTCTAATCGAAATGCAGGCGAGTTTTATGACCTCAATACGATGAAAAGTAATCTTGCAATATTAGATTCATTATTTAAAACCAAAAAATATTACATAGATAGTTTGCCTGATAAACGATTGATTGTCAATTCATATCTATATGATAAAGGCAACTACCATTTTAAATCCAATGATTTTGAAAATGCCCGTGTTGCATTTAACACTATTAAAGATTCGCTTGAAATATTACCTATTACTAATATGAATAGTGATTTAGTGGATTTGCTTTCTGCAGCTTATAGCTTTCTGGCAAAAATGAATACTGAAGAAGGACAGTACGATTTAGCAAAACAATTCTATGAAAAAAATATTCGTTTTCTACAAAAAGAAAGTCCAGATGATTTAGGAACTTTAAATACAAACTATGGTTTATTAGCAGAAGTTTATGGCAAAGAACAACAGTATCAAAAATCAATTGTATTATTCAAAAAAGCCTTAGAAAAATATTTAATACATAATACAAGTATCAATGGCATTATTTCTACCTCCCATAGTATTGCAGCAAATTACATAACACTTTCCAAAATTGATAGCGCACAGAAATACACTAAACTTGCTGAAAATTATTTGGGCAAAGCACCGCATTTCTGGTCACAGCATCATAGAATAAAAGCTAAATTATTTGCTACTAAATTAGAAATGAACGAAGCCCTCAATGAGTTGAATTCAGCTCTTATTCTAGACCAAATTAAACGTAATCATAAACAGAATAGTAGTACCGCAATTATTTACAATGAAATAGGAAACTTAAATAGTGACTTTGAGAATTATGCAAATGCTTTGGAAAATTATGAATTAGGTCTTACGCAACTACAAGATAATAGTACAAATGGCTCGCTTCGCCTTAAAATATTAAAAAACAAATCAATTGCTTTGAATAAAGTCGAGACCTTAGATTACTATGTTTTGTCTTTAGAAACTGTTGACACAGGTTTAGCTGTATTAGATAAGTTAAAACCGTCAATTAGTAGCATAAGAGACAAACTTGAAACTTTTGAAGATGCCTTTCCACTTTTTGAATCAGGAATGCAAGCAACCTATAATTTATTTACAACTTCTGAAAATGACCATTATATTGATGAAGCGTTTCGGATTGCTGAAAAAAGCAAATCTGTTCTTCTTTTAGAAGCTATCCTTACTTCAAAAGCAACGAAATTCGGAAATATTCCTAAAGATATTTTGGAACGTGAAAACAATTTAAAATCAGAAATCACATACTTAGAAAAACAAATTGCCGTTTCAGAAAATTTAGAAGAAGGTATAGAAGATCAGCTATTTAGCCTAAAACAAGAACTTCGTAATTTGGTAGTTGATATAGAAACCAACTACCCTGCTTACTATGACTTAAAGTACAACAATAAAATACAGACATTACCAGAAGTACAAAGTAAACTAACAGAAAATGAACTCTTCATTTCCTACTTCTACGGTAACCAAAATATTTATACGATTGCTATTTCTAAGGATGATAAGTTCTTTCATAGTATTAAAATAACCGATGAACTTGAAAATCATATTAGTGAACTTCATGCTATGCTCTCGAATTCTAAATCGAACATAGATTCACTTACCAAACTGAGTCATCAACTGTATAAAAAACTATTAGGTTCGATTTTAGAATTACATCCGCAAGAAAAAATTATACTTGCCCCAGATGGCTTGTTAAACTATATTCCTTTTGGTAGTCTGGTTTCTAATGAGACAGAGCGTCGATACTTGATAGAAGATAGAACCATCAGTTATGTGAACTCAGCTACATTATGGTCTCAATTAAATAACAAAGAGCAAAACAGTGCTAACCTACTAGCATTTGCGCCTAGTTTCGATACTAATATACCTTCAGACGGCACTCGTTCTCAAGTATTGGGCAATTTACCTCACAACAGAAATGAAGTTCAGCAGATATTGACATCTTTTACCGGTAAGTCCTTTATCAATGACCAAGCTACGCTTCAAAATTTTACTGCTACATTGCCTGATTATTCAGTCTTACATTTGGCAACACATGCCGTTTTTGATGATAAAAATCCCGAATATTCTTATTTAGCTTTTACTCCAAAATCAGAATCTGACGACTTGCTTTTTGTAAAAGACCTATATAACTTAACCTTAAATGCCAGTCTCGTTACCTTAAGTGGGTGCGAAAGTGGCATTGGTGAACTTAAACGTGGCGAAGGCTTTTTAAGCCTTGCCAGAGGTTTTTTCTATAGTGGCGCAGCAAGTATATCAAGTACATTATGGAAAGTGAACGACAATTCATCTTCTGAGCTTATGGGCGAGTTTTATGAGAATTTAGCTAATGGAAAACCAAAAGATGCATCTTTAAGGGACGCTAAACTATCCTTCTTACAAAAGAACAAAGAGAACGGACTTGCACACCCATACTATTGGTCAGGTTATATCATTCAAGGAAACACCGAGCCCTTAATTACCTCTTCGCATTGGCAATGGTATGCGTTTGCTGTAATCGCGGTTCTTCTTATTTTCTTGAGCAGAAAAAGACTAGTTCAACTTTTCAAGTAA
- a CDS encoding OmpA family protein has translation MRNYLIYLTSFVLILSCGETKKDREISEEQLELQADRDVEANISSDDLEKSMEQLGGLFNMGGDEDITDEDSPETNALKKLLEMSGTDSQGSEDLGSFGDMLKSDAILDLLEASGVSREEMQKLINNPDSLKILAQEAMKNRALELKNEPELKGKLSKEQLTSKNTPTGVSLEEAILIVQAESGPEATMAKLKTIDSLAGTNVMEKLDLNEAGYVMRDIERKHETPPTAKEEKEMELLNKLSGQLHSDKEAKQLLVDLKKTESDIASGRLKASPAYKRTIEGKAKIVRIYKNDLERKAKAAKLKFQKLNPDLYFGEESEATYVGHRRKAVYLPLGKLSFADAVVKANHPLLKTQEVKNVLGEPDVWQGFDMEDITGIHSLGLGGTITVQFTDNALTDVNGPDLYIFEIGQIEPTDLEISKDGKNWIHVGKIDGGVAEVDISPFVKQGELFYYVRLTDLKMKSGLPGADVDAIAAIGAAMRLNLDSKVLFETGKSNLKPEGIVALKELAENIVVLKKGNVIVEGHTDDVGSAETNQKLSLARAKSVSNELKKMISGSSFQWKEKGMGESNPLVENDTDENRAKNRRVEVLVLPN, from the coding sequence ATGAGGAATTATTTAATATATCTGACATCGTTCGTACTTATACTATCATGCGGTGAGACCAAAAAAGATAGAGAAATTTCTGAAGAACAGTTAGAACTACAAGCAGACCGCGATGTAGAAGCCAATATATCATCTGATGATTTAGAAAAATCAATGGAGCAATTGGGCGGTCTGTTTAATATGGGCGGTGATGAAGATATTACAGATGAAGATTCACCAGAAACAAATGCTTTAAAGAAGCTATTAGAAATGAGCGGGACAGATAGTCAAGGCTCAGAAGACCTAGGTTCTTTTGGTGATATGCTAAAATCAGATGCTATACTTGATTTGTTAGAAGCAAGCGGAGTGTCTAGAGAAGAAATGCAAAAACTGATAAACAACCCCGATAGTCTAAAGATTCTAGCTCAAGAAGCAATGAAGAATAGAGCGTTAGAGCTTAAAAACGAACCAGAATTAAAAGGTAAGCTATCAAAAGAACAGTTGACTTCTAAAAACACCCCTACTGGAGTTTCACTTGAAGAAGCCATTTTAATTGTACAAGCTGAATCGGGGCCAGAGGCAACAATGGCAAAACTTAAAACAATCGATTCGTTGGCGGGCACCAATGTCATGGAAAAATTGGACTTGAACGAAGCGGGCTATGTCATGAGAGATATAGAGCGAAAACACGAAACTCCGCCCACTGCGAAGGAAGAAAAAGAAATGGAGTTGCTTAACAAGCTATCAGGGCAACTACATAGTGACAAAGAAGCGAAACAATTACTGGTAGATCTTAAAAAAACCGAAAGTGATATTGCTTCCGGCCGCCTTAAAGCAAGTCCAGCATATAAGCGGACCATAGAAGGCAAAGCAAAAATCGTTCGGATATATAAAAATGATCTAGAAAGAAAGGCTAAAGCCGCAAAGCTCAAATTTCAAAAACTGAACCCAGACCTTTATTTTGGGGAGGAGTCGGAAGCAACTTATGTGGGCCATAGGAGAAAGGCGGTATATCTGCCCTTGGGCAAACTCTCGTTTGCAGATGCCGTTGTAAAAGCAAATCATCCCTTGTTAAAAACACAAGAAGTGAAAAATGTACTGGGCGAACCAGATGTATGGCAAGGTTTTGACATGGAAGATATTACAGGAATTCATAGTCTTGGACTGGGTGGTACCATTACTGTACAATTTACAGATAATGCATTGACCGATGTCAATGGACCTGACCTTTATATTTTTGAAATAGGACAAATAGAACCAACAGATTTGGAAATATCAAAAGATGGAAAAAATTGGATTCATGTAGGTAAAATCGATGGTGGTGTTGCCGAAGTAGATATTTCACCATTTGTAAAACAGGGCGAACTATTTTACTATGTACGCCTAACCGATTTAAAAATGAAAAGTGGCTTACCAGGTGCAGATGTAGATGCTATAGCTGCAATTGGCGCTGCAATGCGCTTAAATCTTGATAGTAAAGTATTATTTGAAACAGGAAAATCAAATTTAAAACCAGAAGGAATAGTTGCTCTAAAAGAGCTTGCCGAAAATATCGTCGTACTTAAAAAAGGTAATGTAATAGTAGAAGGTCATACCGATGATGTAGGAAGCGCAGAAACCAACCAAAAACTATCATTAGCTAGAGCCAAAAGTGTCTCTAATGAACTAAAAAAAATGATTTCAGGTAGTAGTTTTCAATGGAAAGAAAAAGGAATGGGGGAATCAAATCCTTTAGTTGAAAATGACACCGATGAAAATAGGGCTAAAAATAGACGTGTGGAAGTTTTAGTACTCCCAAATTAA
- a CDS encoding DUF4412 domain-containing protein yields MKTIKLIAVLFVFIGTTNVNAQFFKKLTERAQEAAAQTIERKVAEKTERETEKSFDTVFNNKGRMFKNKKAEKLELYSFSHEYVMEIESDGSTTDITYYLTNDDEYIGSSFNMKDASEFVTVMDLPNEAIHTFMNMGGQRTTNSVQLDLEDAPELDMDSDDYSVSNTGQTKDILGYECEEYQVTGPQLSGSVWITQDADISFHTAYSSLRIKKFKNIKKGIDPSWLSIIDGLVLEMDMIDYSQKNAKPVHMICTQLKEKDFSINTLDYEKSF; encoded by the coding sequence ATGAAAACCATTAAACTAATAGCAGTCTTATTTGTATTCATTGGCACCACTAATGTAAATGCACAATTTTTCAAGAAACTAACAGAACGTGCGCAAGAAGCTGCAGCACAAACTATAGAGAGAAAGGTCGCTGAAAAAACAGAACGTGAAACAGAAAAATCTTTCGACACTGTCTTTAACAATAAAGGTAGAATGTTTAAAAACAAAAAAGCCGAAAAGCTAGAGCTTTATTCATTTAGCCACGAGTATGTAATGGAAATTGAGAGTGATGGAAGCACGACCGACATCACCTACTATTTAACCAATGATGATGAATATATAGGCAGCTCTTTTAATATGAAAGATGCTTCTGAATTCGTAACAGTAATGGATTTACCCAATGAGGCTATACACACCTTTATGAACATGGGCGGACAGCGAACAACAAATTCGGTACAGTTAGATTTAGAAGATGCGCCTGAATTGGACATGGATAGCGATGATTATTCGGTATCGAACACAGGCCAAACCAAAGATATTTTAGGATATGAGTGTGAGGAATACCAAGTAACCGGTCCGCAATTATCTGGGTCTGTTTGGATAACACAAGATGCAGATATTTCATTTCATACCGCATATTCAAGTTTACGAATAAAGAAATTTAAAAACATTAAAAAGGGAATTGACCCATCGTGGTTAAGCATTATAGACGGTTTGGTACTTGAAATGGATATGATAGATTATTCGCAGAAAAATGCGAAACCGGTTCATATGATATGCACACAACTTAAAGAGAAAGACTTTAGCATTAACACTTTAGATTATGAAAAATCATTTTAA
- a CDS encoding type III PLP-dependent enzyme domain-containing protein gives MNTKYIDLIDQTYYFPQEEFNLDGEHLQFHGIPLNDLVQQYGSPLKFTYLPKISENILRAKNWFANAIEKNNYKGKYHYCYCTKSSHFQHVMHEALKNEIHMETSSAFDINIIEKLKADGKLTDQTYVICNGFKREKYIDNIARLINNGHQNCVPIIDNYEEIDLLSDAINDTFKVGIRIASEEEPKFEFYTSRLGIGYKNIVPFYENQIKDNDKVELKMLHFFINTGIRDNAYYWNELVKCLKVYVRLKKMCPSLDSLNIGGGFPIKNTLAFDYDYQYMINEILNQINITCSEADVPVPHIFTEFGSFTVGESGGAIYEILYQKQQNDREKWNMIDSSFITTLPDTWAINKRFIMLPINRWSDEYERVLLGGLTCDSDDYYNSEQNMNAIYLPKYKREKPLYIGFFNTGAYQESIGGYGGLQHCLIPQPKHILIDKDENGNFTYKQFRAQQKAEDLLGILGYDVASDTE, from the coding sequence ATGAATACCAAATACATTGATCTTATTGATCAAACTTACTATTTCCCTCAAGAAGAGTTTAATTTAGATGGTGAGCACTTACAATTTCACGGCATTCCGTTGAACGATTTAGTTCAGCAATATGGTAGTCCGTTGAAATTTACATACCTACCCAAAATATCAGAGAATATTTTGAGAGCCAAAAACTGGTTCGCAAATGCTATAGAAAAGAATAACTATAAAGGTAAATACCATTATTGTTATTGTACAAAGAGTTCGCATTTTCAACATGTAATGCATGAAGCTCTTAAGAATGAGATTCATATGGAAACCTCTTCTGCTTTTGATATTAATATTATTGAAAAACTAAAAGCAGATGGTAAATTAACGGATCAAACGTATGTTATCTGTAACGGATTCAAACGTGAGAAATACATTGATAATATTGCTCGGTTAATCAATAACGGTCACCAAAACTGCGTGCCCATTATCGATAATTATGAGGAGATAGATTTACTTTCAGATGCCATCAATGATACTTTTAAAGTGGGTATTCGTATAGCATCTGAAGAAGAACCAAAATTTGAGTTCTATACTTCTCGTTTAGGCATTGGTTACAAGAATATTGTTCCGTTTTATGAGAACCAAATAAAGGATAATGATAAGGTAGAACTTAAAATGCTTCACTTCTTTATTAACACTGGTATTCGTGACAATGCGTACTACTGGAACGAGCTTGTAAAGTGTTTAAAGGTATACGTGCGTTTAAAGAAAATGTGCCCTTCATTAGATAGTTTAAATATTGGTGGTGGCTTCCCTATAAAAAACACATTGGCATTCGACTATGATTACCAATACATGATCAATGAGATTTTAAACCAGATCAATATTACGTGTTCAGAAGCAGATGTTCCCGTACCACATATTTTTACCGAATTTGGCAGCTTTACGGTAGGCGAAAGTGGCGGTGCTATTTATGAAATTTTATATCAAAAACAACAGAACGATCGTGAGAAATGGAATATGATAGATTCGTCTTTCATTACCACGTTACCAGATACATGGGCAATCAATAAAAGATTTATCATGTTACCAATTAACCGTTGGAGTGATGAGTACGAGCGTGTGCTGTTAGGCGGATTGACTTGTGATAGTGATGATTACTATAATAGCGAGCAGAATATGAACGCTATTTATTTACCAAAATATAAGCGAGAAAAGCCATTGTATATCGGCTTTTTTAATACCGGTGCTTATCAAGAATCAATTGGTGGCTATGGCGGTTTGCAGCACTGTTTAATTCCGCAGCCAAAACATATATTGATCGATAAAGACGAGAACGGTAATTTCACTTATAAGCAATTTAGAGCCCAACAAAAAGCAGAAGATTTATTGGGTATTTTGGGCTATGATGTAGCTTCTGATACTGAATAA
- the speB gene encoding agmatinase: MSTSKNYAGISDEFAQLEKSKIILIPVPYDGTSTWGKGADKGPEAFLEASENMELYDIETDSEVYKQGIHLTEPISENSSPEAMVNEVHAITKDFIKRNKFVTLFGGEHSISIGSIRAFNECFDNLTVLQIDAHADLRESYEGTKYNHACAVYEASQTTNLVQVGIRSMDVIEKTVMDEEKTFFAHEMVTDEYWSDKVIEAMTENVFITLDLDAFDPSIMPSTGTPEPGGLLWYETLEFLKQVFEDKNVVGFDIVELCPNKNDKSSDFLAAKLYYKMLSYKFAGQDIDQEYDNTFDVDYKANTNSRFEDDED, from the coding sequence ATGAGTACATCTAAGAATTATGCCGGTATTTCCGATGAATTCGCACAACTAGAGAAGTCCAAAATTATCTTGATACCTGTTCCCTATGACGGAACAAGTACTTGGGGTAAAGGAGCGGACAAAGGCCCGGAAGCTTTCTTGGAAGCTTCTGAAAACATGGAATTGTATGACATTGAAACCGATTCTGAGGTTTACAAACAAGGTATTCATTTAACCGAGCCTATATCCGAAAACAGTTCGCCAGAGGCAATGGTCAATGAAGTACATGCTATAACCAAAGACTTTATTAAGCGTAATAAGTTCGTAACCTTATTTGGAGGGGAACATTCTATTTCCATAGGTTCTATTCGAGCCTTTAATGAATGTTTTGACAACTTAACCGTGTTGCAAATAGATGCACATGCAGATCTTAGGGAGTCTTATGAAGGTACAAAGTATAATCATGCCTGTGCCGTTTATGAAGCTAGCCAGACCACCAATTTGGTGCAAGTTGGTATTCGTTCTATGGATGTTATTGAAAAAACCGTAATGGATGAAGAAAAAACATTCTTCGCTCACGAAATGGTAACGGATGAATATTGGTCGGATAAGGTAATCGAAGCAATGACTGAAAATGTATTTATCACATTAGATCTAGATGCTTTTGATCCTTCTATTATGCCATCTACAGGAACTCCAGAGCCAGGCGGATTGCTATGGTACGAGACATTAGAATTCTTAAAACAGGTTTTTGAAGATAAGAACGTAGTAGGTTTTGACATCGTAGAACTATGTCCTAACAAAAATGATAAATCGTCAGACTTTTTGGCGGCTAAATTATATTACAAAATGCTCAGCTATAAGTTTGCAGGGCAAGATATTGATCAAGAGTATGACAATACTTTTGATGTTGATTATAAAGCTAACACAAATTCAAGATTCGAAGATGACGAAGACTAA
- a CDS encoding deoxyhypusine synthase family protein, with the protein MTKTKGAITNFIEKYYLHFNAAALVDAAKGYEEQLENGAKMLVSLAGAMSTAELGKIFAEVIRQDKVQIISCTGANLEEDIMNLVAHSHYKRVPNYRDLTPQDEWDLLEKGLNRVTDTCIPEEEAFRRLQEHIFKIWKDADDKGERFLPHEFMYKMLLSGVLEKYYEIDLKDSWMYAAAEKNLPIICPGWEDSTMGNIFASYVMKGELKASTMKSGIEYMTFLADWYTQNSENGIGFFQIGGGIAGDFPICVVPMLYQDMERTDTPFWSYFCQISDSTTSYGSYSGAVPNEKITWGKLDINTPKYIIESDATIVAPLIFAYLLDM; encoded by the coding sequence ATGACGAAGACTAAAGGTGCGATCACCAATTTTATAGAAAAATACTATTTACATTTTAATGCAGCTGCTTTGGTAGATGCTGCAAAAGGCTACGAAGAGCAGTTGGAAAATGGTGCCAAAATGTTGGTTTCATTGGCAGGTGCTATGTCTACTGCAGAATTAGGTAAAATCTTTGCAGAGGTTATACGCCAAGATAAGGTGCAGATCATTTCTTGTACAGGTGCAAACCTAGAAGAAGATATCATGAACTTGGTAGCACATTCGCATTACAAGCGTGTTCCAAATTACAGAGATTTGACTCCGCAAGACGAGTGGGATCTATTGGAAAAAGGCTTGAACAGAGTTACGGATACTTGTATTCCAGAAGAAGAAGCTTTTAGAAGATTACAAGAACATATTTTCAAAATTTGGAAAGATGCCGATGATAAGGGAGAACGTTTTCTACCTCATGAATTCATGTACAAAATGTTGCTTTCTGGAGTGCTAGAGAAATATTATGAAATAGACCTTAAAGATTCTTGGATGTATGCCGCTGCAGAAAAAAACCTGCCTATCATTTGCCCAGGTTGGGAAGATAGTACAATGGGGAACATTTTTGCATCCTATGTAATGAAGGGCGAATTGAAAGCGAGTACCATGAAATCTGGTATCGAGTACATGACCTTCTTGGCAGATTGGTATACTCAAAATTCAGAAAACGGAATCGGATTCTTTCAAATCGGTGGTGGTATCGCTGGTGATTTCCCTATCTGTGTGGTGCCAATGCTTTACCAAGATATGGAGCGTACAGATACGCCTTTCTGGAGCTATTTCTGTCAAATTAGTGATAGTACAACCAGTTATGGTTCGTATTCAGGTGCAGTGCCCAATGAAAAAATTACATGGGGAAAATTAGATATTAATACACCTAAATATATTATTGAAAGTGATGCGACAATTGTTGCGCCCTTAATTTTTGCTTACCTATTAGATATGTAA